The Fodinicurvata sp. EGI_FJ10296 genome includes a region encoding these proteins:
- a CDS encoding AAA family ATPase, producing MSQSWPNGGAGSNRRAPEPDTDAGEDVDPRVVDLLTSVLATEGGEPERIDTHGALVLLGRKTVFKIKRRIAFPYMDFSTLGARARAAAAEIRLNRRTAPEIYRGLMPVLEDADGLRLGDLQTEVGQNGPIEPNGDSARTDCVEWVVVMSRFDESRLLSRLAANGELAPALLKQLADRVHSFHDSEPPARTRQYDAVRSVIDGNIDELAGCDTLDAEQRSQLAILSRDHLERLEDHLERRAAEGHVRRCHGDLHLGNVVATDDGPLLFDALEFDDDLATIDTAYDNAFLLMDLDRFGLLGGANVFLNRVLDLSGDYGAVQPLALFLSMRAAVRAKIGISAADAQTDAGAAKRKRVEAADYLRRAVTYLQPPEPVMIAVGGLSGTGKTSVANAIAPYIGAVPGAVVLRSDVIRKRLAGVAETQPLDPSWYTPDVSTRIYDEMAATAARISEAGHSVILDAVAAKPEERAQFEQASGPRRFVGIWLTADADLLKTRVTSRKGDASDATAAVVERQTQYDLGDIAWNVVAADNPLETVADRALAIVRHGNTADDK from the coding sequence ATGAGCCAGTCGTGGCCCAATGGCGGGGCCGGTTCGAATCGCCGCGCCCCGGAGCCGGACACCGACGCCGGTGAAGATGTCGATCCGCGCGTCGTCGACCTGCTAACGTCGGTGCTCGCGACAGAGGGGGGCGAGCCGGAGCGGATCGACACCCATGGCGCACTGGTCCTGCTCGGGCGCAAGACGGTCTTCAAGATCAAGCGGCGCATAGCATTCCCCTATATGGATTTTTCCACCCTTGGGGCCAGGGCCCGCGCCGCAGCCGCAGAAATACGACTCAATCGCCGCACAGCGCCGGAAATCTACCGGGGTTTGATGCCGGTCCTGGAGGATGCCGACGGCTTGCGCCTCGGCGATCTCCAGACGGAAGTGGGCCAGAACGGGCCTATTGAGCCGAACGGCGACTCCGCTCGTACGGACTGCGTCGAGTGGGTTGTCGTCATGTCCCGGTTCGACGAGTCCCGCCTGCTCTCCCGACTGGCGGCGAACGGCGAATTGGCGCCGGCATTGCTGAAGCAACTGGCCGACCGGGTCCACAGCTTTCACGACAGCGAACCTCCAGCACGAACACGCCAATACGACGCCGTCCGCTCGGTGATCGATGGCAATATCGATGAACTGGCCGGGTGCGATACTTTGGACGCCGAGCAACGCAGCCAATTGGCCATCCTGTCCCGCGACCACCTTGAGCGCCTTGAGGATCACCTGGAACGCCGCGCGGCCGAGGGCCATGTGCGCCGTTGTCACGGCGACCTGCATCTGGGGAACGTCGTCGCCACAGATGACGGCCCACTGTTGTTCGACGCGCTGGAATTCGATGATGATCTCGCCACCATAGACACCGCCTATGACAACGCATTTCTATTAATGGACCTCGACCGGTTCGGCCTGCTCGGCGGTGCCAACGTCTTTCTGAACCGCGTTCTGGATCTGTCGGGCGATTACGGCGCCGTCCAGCCGCTGGCGCTGTTTCTTTCCATGCGCGCCGCCGTACGGGCAAAAATCGGCATCAGCGCCGCCGACGCGCAAACCGACGCCGGCGCCGCCAAGCGGAAACGCGTCGAAGCGGCCGACTATCTTCGCCGGGCCGTCACATATCTGCAGCCGCCCGAGCCGGTCATGATCGCTGTTGGCGGCTTGTCCGGTACCGGCAAGACATCGGTCGCCAATGCGATCGCACCTTATATCGGGGCGGTCCCCGGCGCGGTCGTCCTGCGCTCGGACGTCATCCGAAAGCGCCTTGCCGGTGTTGCCGAGACGCAGCCGCTCGACCCTTCGTGGTACACGCCGGACGTCAGCACACGTATCTATGATGAAATGGCAGCGACGGCAGCAAGGATTTCAGAAGCAGGCCACAGCGTGATCCTGGACGCCGTCGCCGCGAAGCCCGAAGAGCGTGCACAGTTCGAGCAGGCATCCGGCCCACGGCGATTCGTGGGTATCTGGCTGACGGCCGACGCCGACTTGCTCAAAACGCGCGTCACCTCACGAAAGGGGGATGCCTCGGATGCGACGGCAGCGGTCGTCGAACGGCAGACGCAGTACGATCTCGGCGACATCGCATGGAATGTCGTGGCGGCGGACAATCCGCTGGAGACCGTCGCCGATCGCGCCCTGGCGATCGTGCGGCACGGCAATACGGCTGATGATAAATAG
- a CDS encoding cache domain-containing protein, giving the protein MFSTTRFATMSLAAVLAFGIGAPASAGTDFGSHEDVMEILPDLVAFTQENGSDAAIAAMDDPDHRFGATSVGLMIWVDGSMGMHNKYPDLAGIDFSQLQDLRGNYVIEEFTAAAEAGGEYSLNYWPHYDDETEYEYHCYSTWVEEPDILATGCR; this is encoded by the coding sequence ATGTTCAGTACCACACGTTTTGCGACCATGTCCCTTGCTGCAGTGCTCGCTTTTGGAATCGGGGCGCCGGCCAGCGCCGGTACCGATTTCGGCAGCCATGAAGACGTCATGGAAATCCTGCCGGATCTCGTCGCCTTTACCCAGGAGAACGGATCCGACGCCGCGATCGCGGCAATGGACGACCCCGATCACCGCTTTGGCGCCACCTCTGTCGGCCTCATGATCTGGGTGGATGGCAGCATGGGGATGCACAACAAGTACCCCGACCTCGCAGGTATCGATTTCAGTCAGTTGCAGGACCTGAGAGGCAACTATGTGATCGAGGAATTTACTGCAGCCGCTGAAGCTGGCGGTGAATACTCGCTAAATTACTGGCCGCATTACGACGATGAAACGGAATATGAGTATCACTGCTATTCAACGTGGGTCGAAGAGCCGGACATCCTGGCGACAGGCTGCCGTTGA
- a CDS encoding SDR family oxidoreductase: protein MTSDRSNTRPTVILTGASRGIGHTTVKRFSDAGWRIITASREDVPAECQRDPNWTHHITADLGDAESRASFIKRATTLLDDGALGALINNAGMSPKTPYKERLGCLNGDIDEWRRVFELNFFTPIELARGFASALAKGPGAIVNVTSIAGHASHPFAGSAYSTSKAALSALTREMAVELGEIGVRVNAVAPGEIETAMLSPETAMLLPRIPLNRLGVPQDVASVIYWLCTSDSAYVTGTEIFVTGGQHLY from the coding sequence ATGACAAGCGATCGCAGCAATACCCGACCGACCGTTATCCTCACCGGCGCCAGCCGCGGGATCGGTCATACCACCGTCAAGCGGTTTTCCGATGCTGGCTGGCGAATCATTACCGCAAGCCGCGAAGACGTCCCGGCGGAATGTCAGCGCGACCCCAACTGGACCCACCACATCACGGCCGATCTCGGCGACGCGGAAAGCCGTGCGTCGTTCATCAAACGCGCGACGACGCTGCTGGATGACGGGGCTTTGGGTGCGTTGATCAACAATGCCGGTATGTCGCCCAAAACGCCGTACAAGGAACGCCTGGGGTGCCTGAATGGCGACATCGACGAATGGCGGCGGGTCTTCGAGCTGAATTTCTTCACACCGATCGAACTGGCACGAGGATTCGCTTCGGCTCTGGCCAAAGGACCCGGCGCGATCGTCAATGTCACCTCGATCGCCGGCCACGCAAGCCATCCGTTCGCCGGTTCCGCCTATTCGACGTCCAAGGCGGCGCTGTCCGCCCTGACCCGCGAGATGGCCGTCGAACTCGGCGAGATCGGCGTCCGGGTGAACGCTGTCGCGCCGGGCGAGATTGAAACCGCCATGCTGTCGCCTGAAACCGCCATGCTGCTGCCCCGGATACCGTTGAATCGGCTGGGTGTGCCCCAGGACGTCGCGTCGGTGATCTATTGGCTGTGCACGAGCGACAGCGCCTATGTCACCGGTACCGAGATCTTCGTCACCGGCGGACAGCACCTGTACTGA
- a CDS encoding PQQ-dependent sugar dehydrogenase, protein MSTRFTIAHGVAAAAVLALHSGAAAADAARTFSAGDYEVRAVTVVDGLEHPWSMAFLPDGAVLVTERPGRLRIVRDGRLAPEPLSGVPEVVASGQGGLLDVVLHPDFEANSLVYLSYAAQGPGGATTAIARGRFDGEALVDTSTIFMAEAEGATGRHFGGRMVFDPDGYLYLTIGDRGEMDRAQDTGDHAGTTLRLRDDGSVPEQNPFVDDEAALPEIFTFGNRNGQGLAVHPDTGAVWQHEHGPRGGDEINVLRAGLNYGWPEVTYGIGYSGGQIAESATGPGFEPPLKHWTPSIAPSGMAFYTGDVFPVWQGDIFVGALAGQHLARVSFDGTQEVGEEQMMTDFGWRIRAVTQGPDGHLYLLVDAADAPMVRLERADP, encoded by the coding sequence ATGTCGACACGGTTCACCATCGCGCATGGAGTAGCGGCCGCTGCTGTCCTCGCGCTTCATAGCGGGGCCGCTGCGGCCGACGCGGCCCGGACTTTCAGCGCGGGAGATTATGAGGTTAGGGCGGTGACGGTGGTTGACGGGCTTGAACACCCGTGGAGCATGGCTTTCCTGCCCGACGGCGCTGTTCTCGTCACCGAAAGGCCCGGCCGCCTCAGGATCGTGCGCGACGGCAGACTTGCCCCGGAGCCCCTTTCGGGCGTCCCCGAGGTCGTTGCGTCGGGGCAGGGCGGGCTTCTCGATGTCGTTCTTCACCCCGATTTCGAGGCCAATTCGCTGGTATATCTGAGCTACGCGGCCCAGGGACCCGGTGGAGCGACAACCGCCATTGCCCGCGGGCGGTTCGACGGCGAGGCGCTGGTCGATACGTCAACGATCTTCATGGCAGAGGCCGAAGGGGCAACAGGCCGTCATTTCGGCGGCCGCATGGTGTTCGATCCCGACGGGTACCTCTACCTCACTATTGGCGACAGGGGGGAAATGGACCGCGCCCAGGACACGGGCGATCATGCGGGCACCACATTGCGCCTTCGCGACGACGGTAGTGTTCCGGAGCAAAATCCGTTCGTTGATGACGAGGCTGCGCTGCCGGAGATATTCACCTTTGGCAATCGCAATGGACAGGGGCTGGCCGTTCATCCTGACACCGGGGCCGTCTGGCAGCACGAGCATGGCCCCCGGGGCGGTGACGAGATCAACGTCCTGCGCGCCGGATTGAACTATGGTTGGCCCGAGGTGACGTATGGCATCGGCTATAGCGGCGGGCAGATTGCTGAATCGGCGACCGGGCCGGGATTCGAGCCGCCGCTCAAGCACTGGACACCGTCAATCGCGCCGTCGGGCATGGCCTTTTACACCGGCGACGTTTTCCCGGTGTGGCAGGGCGATATCTTCGTCGGTGCTCTTGCCGGCCAGCATCTGGCGCGCGTGTCCTTCGACGGAACGCAGGAAGTCGGGGAAGAGCAGATGATGACCGATTTCGGCTGGCGGATCCGGGCGGTCACCCAGGGGCCGGACGGTCACCTTTATCTGCTTGTCGATGCCGCCGACGCACCGATGGTTCGCCTGGAGCGGGCCGATCCCTGA
- a CDS encoding universal stress protein, whose translation MTHSPAYKSILALVSGDDGDAPTLKAAGALAVLFNGHVDIVFARPRAIDLVPTTGEGVSASVIEHLVSAARSETDRRKSVAEESAMAMVQDIGLIAHDAAPGPGKPSYQFREMEGREDDVVVRAGITADVIVLDRAGEKDSPQPLLTIEEALIGTGRPLLIVPSTVPDRLNGSLAVAWSPTPQAAHALAGGMPLLTGAEAVHILTAGTDKTAADAGERIVDNLARHGIEAQSQSVDAGGRAVGAALLSRATDLGAGILIMGGYGHSRWRQMILGGVTNHVLSNATIPVLIAH comes from the coding sequence ATGACGCATTCACCGGCATATAAATCAATACTCGCCCTGGTTTCTGGCGACGATGGCGATGCCCCGACGCTCAAGGCTGCGGGCGCGTTGGCCGTGCTTTTCAACGGTCATGTGGATATCGTTTTCGCCCGGCCGCGGGCCATCGATCTCGTCCCGACGACCGGCGAGGGTGTATCCGCCAGCGTCATCGAACACCTGGTCTCCGCGGCACGGTCGGAAACCGACCGCCGTAAATCTGTTGCCGAAGAATCCGCTATGGCGATGGTGCAGGATATCGGCCTGATCGCGCACGACGCCGCACCAGGTCCGGGCAAACCCAGCTACCAGTTTCGGGAAATGGAAGGGCGCGAGGACGACGTCGTCGTCAGGGCGGGCATCACCGCCGATGTAATCGTGCTGGATCGCGCCGGGGAAAAGGACAGTCCGCAGCCTCTACTGACCATCGAAGAAGCGCTGATCGGGACGGGCCGTCCACTTCTGATCGTTCCATCGACCGTTCCCGACAGACTGAACGGGTCCCTTGCGGTTGCATGGAGCCCCACACCGCAGGCCGCTCACGCCCTGGCCGGCGGTATGCCGCTGCTGACGGGTGCGGAAGCCGTTCACATCCTGACGGCCGGCACGGACAAGACGGCGGCCGACGCAGGCGAGCGCATCGTCGACAATCTGGCACGGCACGGCATCGAAGCACAGAGCCAGAGCGTCGACGCCGGCGGGCGGGCGGTTGGCGCTGCCCTACTGTCACGCGCGACGGATCTGGGTGCCGGTATTCTGATCATGGGCGGCTACGGCCACAGCCGGTGGCGCCAGATGATCCTGGGCGGCGTCACCAATCATGTCCTCTCCAACGCCACCATACCCGTGCTGATAGCGCATTAA
- a CDS encoding DUF3126 family protein, whose protein sequence is MTQNEVVRIQDYLRSKFNVPQLSVVMRNTKDDSAEVMIGEEFIGVVFKDDEDDEVSYDFHMAIMEMDLPPSRN, encoded by the coding sequence GTGACCCAGAACGAGGTCGTCCGAATACAAGATTACTTACGCTCGAAATTCAACGTGCCGCAGCTATCCGTGGTGATGCGCAACACCAAGGATGACAGCGCAGAAGTGATGATCGGCGAAGAGTTCATCGGTGTTGTGTTCAAGGACGACGAGGACGACGAGGTCTCCTACGACTTCCACATGGCCATTATGGAAATGGATTTGCCGCCGTCCCGGAACTGA
- the betB gene encoding betaine-aldehyde dehydrogenase has protein sequence MTEIPKRGHFIGGQERVPDGAQTFETRNPATGAVLATVTEADGAIVDQAVADAQRGFLEWSALSGAERGRRLWQASRIVRDRRDKLARLEVQDTGKPIAEAPEADIDSCADCIEYFAGAASKIEGRHMDLGGDFAYTRREPLGVCAGIGAWNYPIQIAGWKSAPALAAGNAMVYKPSEMTPLTTLELANIYIEAGVPAGVFNVVQGTGAVGSALASHPGIAKVSFTGSVPTGRRVMADAAETLKDVTMELGGKSPLIVFDDASIEDAVNASMLANFYTQGEICTNGTRVFLQEGIADAFLERLLEKTARLRIGDPGDPETDIGSLISPTHMGKVLDFINGGVAAGAKLLCGGKQVTTPPLDKGSFVEPTVFDGCTDDMHLVREEIFGPVMSVLRFSDEAEVVRRANGTDFGLAAGVFTANIQRGHRMAAALKTGTCWINSYNLTPIEMPVGGVKQSGIGRENSMVAIDHYTQLKSVYVAMGPVETPYR, from the coding sequence ATGACCGAGATCCCAAAACGTGGCCACTTCATCGGCGGCCAGGAGCGCGTTCCGGACGGCGCGCAGACATTCGAAACCCGGAATCCGGCGACCGGCGCGGTGTTGGCCACCGTGACCGAAGCCGACGGCGCGATCGTCGATCAGGCCGTGGCCGATGCCCAACGGGGCTTTCTGGAATGGTCGGCGCTTTCCGGCGCCGAGCGCGGGCGGCGGTTGTGGCAAGCGTCACGGATTGTCAGGGACCGGCGCGACAAGTTGGCCCGGCTCGAAGTTCAGGATACCGGCAAGCCGATCGCCGAAGCCCCCGAGGCCGATATCGACAGCTGCGCGGATTGCATCGAATATTTCGCCGGGGCGGCCAGCAAGATCGAAGGCCGGCATATGGATCTGGGCGGCGACTTCGCCTATACGCGCCGGGAACCGCTAGGCGTTTGCGCGGGCATCGGGGCCTGGAACTATCCGATCCAGATCGCCGGCTGGAAATCGGCGCCGGCTCTCGCGGCCGGCAATGCGATGGTCTACAAGCCGTCGGAAATGACGCCGCTGACCACTCTGGAGCTGGCGAATATCTACATTGAGGCGGGCGTGCCGGCCGGTGTGTTCAACGTCGTACAGGGGACTGGCGCTGTCGGCAGTGCCCTAGCCAGCCATCCTGGAATCGCCAAGGTTTCGTTCACCGGATCGGTCCCAACCGGCCGGCGCGTCATGGCGGATGCCGCAGAAACGCTCAAGGACGTGACGATGGAACTGGGCGGCAAATCGCCGCTGATCGTCTTCGACGATGCCTCGATCGAGGATGCCGTCAACGCGTCGATGCTGGCGAATTTCTATACCCAGGGTGAAATCTGCACCAACGGGACCCGCGTCTTCCTTCAGGAGGGCATCGCCGACGCCTTCCTGGAACGGCTGCTGGAAAAGACCGCGCGCCTCAGGATAGGCGATCCCGGCGACCCGGAAACCGACATCGGGTCGCTTATCAGCCCGACGCATATGGGCAAGGTGCTCGATTTCATCAATGGCGGTGTCGCGGCGGGCGCAAAGCTTCTCTGCGGCGGCAAACAGGTGACGACGCCGCCGCTCGACAAGGGCAGCTTTGTCGAGCCGACCGTGTTCGACGGCTGCACCGACGACATGCATCTGGTCCGCGAGGAAATATTCGGGCCGGTCATGTCGGTGCTGCGCTTTTCCGACGAAGCCGAGGTCGTGCGGCGCGCCAACGGTACCGATTTCGGTCTGGCGGCCGGGGTCTTCACGGCGAACATCCAGCGTGGCCATCGCATGGCTGCCGCACTCAAGACCGGGACCTGCTGGATCAACAGCTACAATCTGACACCGATCGAGATGCCGGTGGGCGGGGTGAAGCAATCCGGGATCGGCCGCGAGAATTCGATGGTCGCGATCGACCACTATACACAGCTCAAAAGCGTCTATGTCGCTATGGGGCCGGTCGAGACACCGTATCGCTAA
- a CDS encoding aldehyde dehydrogenase family protein, with translation MGIERILTSLGVDVATRRAAPGSAAPVTVRSPIDGSELATLAGQTTADCDRAIANAVTAFSSWRAVPAPRRGELVRLLGQELRDHKEELGTLVTYENGKIYQEGLGEVQEMIDICDFAVGLSRQLYGLTIASERPGHSMRETWHPLGPIGIITAFNFPVAVWSWNTAIALVCGDPVVWKPSEKTPLTALACEALLRRAMMRLGGDAPDGLLSVLIGGADLGERLADSPALPLISATGSTRMGRAVAPRVAGRLGRTVLELGGNNAMIVTPSADIDMAVRGIVFGAVGTAGQRCTSLRRLIVHDDVYDVLLPKLIAAYRSIRIGDPRMAETLVGPLIDQSAADAMDKALQQAAAEGGVVHGGGPADDVPAGGVYRRPALVEMPEQNALVRDETFAPILYVLRYRDWETALHLQNDVPQGLSSCVFTTDVREAESFLSPTGSDTGLANVNIGPSGAEIGGAFGGEKDTGGGRESGSDAWKAYMRRQTATINYSRELPLAQGVRFDF, from the coding sequence ATGGGAATCGAGCGTATATTGACGTCATTGGGCGTGGACGTTGCCACGCGCCGCGCCGCGCCGGGTTCGGCGGCACCGGTCACGGTCCGGTCGCCGATCGACGGATCGGAACTGGCGACCCTGGCAGGGCAGACAACCGCCGACTGCGACCGCGCCATCGCCAATGCCGTTACGGCCTTTTCATCCTGGCGCGCGGTTCCCGCTCCCCGGCGTGGCGAACTGGTGCGCCTTCTCGGCCAGGAACTGCGTGACCACAAGGAAGAACTGGGCACGCTCGTCACCTACGAGAACGGAAAGATCTATCAGGAAGGGCTGGGCGAAGTTCAGGAGATGATCGACATCTGCGACTTCGCTGTCGGTCTGTCACGCCAGCTCTACGGTCTGACCATCGCATCCGAACGGCCCGGCCATTCGATGCGCGAGACATGGCATCCCCTCGGCCCGATCGGCATCATCACGGCGTTCAATTTTCCGGTTGCCGTCTGGTCGTGGAACACGGCCATCGCGCTCGTCTGCGGCGATCCGGTCGTCTGGAAGCCGTCGGAGAAGACACCGCTGACAGCGCTGGCCTGCGAGGCGCTGCTGCGCCGCGCCATGATGCGCCTGGGCGGCGATGCGCCCGACGGTTTGCTGAGCGTCCTGATTGGCGGCGCCGATCTGGGCGAACGACTGGCTGACAGCCCGGCACTGCCGCTGATCTCCGCAACCGGTTCGACCCGCATGGGCCGGGCGGTGGCGCCGCGCGTCGCCGGTCGTCTGGGCCGCACGGTGCTGGAACTCGGTGGCAACAACGCCATGATCGTTACGCCCAGCGCGGATATCGACATGGCCGTGCGGGGTATCGTGTTCGGTGCGGTCGGCACCGCCGGCCAGCGCTGTACGTCGCTCAGACGCCTGATCGTTCACGACGATGTTTATGACGTCCTGTTGCCAAAACTGATTGCTGCCTATCGGTCCATCCGGATCGGCGATCCGCGGATGGCCGAGACGCTGGTCGGGCCGCTGATCGACCAGTCGGCCGCCGATGCCATGGACAAGGCGTTGCAGCAGGCGGCGGCCGAGGGCGGGGTCGTGCACGGCGGCGGGCCGGCCGACGACGTTCCGGCCGGTGGCGTCTATCGCCGCCCCGCTCTGGTCGAAATGCCGGAACAGAACGCTCTTGTCCGCGACGAGACCTTTGCCCCGATCCTTTATGTACTGCGTTATCGCGATTGGGAAACTGCGCTTCATCTGCAGAACGACGTGCCCCAGGGGCTGTCGTCCTGCGTGTTCACCACGGATGTGCGGGAAGCCGAATCCTTCCTTTCACCGACCGGCAGCGACACCGGGCTGGCGAATGTGAATATCGGTCCGTCCGGCGCCGAGATCGGCGGCGCATTCGGCGGCGAGAAGGACACCGGCGGCGGCCGCGAAAGTGGCTCGGACGCCTGGAAGGCCTATATGCGCCGCCAGACCGCAACCATCAATTACAGCCGGGAACTGCCCTTGGCCCAGGGTGTGCGGTTCGACTTCTGA
- a CDS encoding FAD-dependent oxidoreductase, with product MNRTDFSHVVVGGGVAGTFAAWRLAMSGAVDPSRIALFEMLPEIGGRLKSVALPGLGGVRRAELGGMRYLTSQPMVTNLVLDLQQRDPVNFETVPFAVDSRNNMAYVRNKYLRTPDLKDESKVPYDLAPLERGRDPLSLLTHALNCIVPDAVYKSEDEWEEIKRTFMVDGQPLYTLGLWNLLERVLSPEAYRFVHTACGYNTTVGNWNAADAIPWFVADFCAGAAFTSIRAGFDALPKRLLKEAIDKGITFRQQEVKGWEPLDSPYAGVRLNLADEESLTAEHLVLAMPKRSLDRLSMPRTSHFVSMTTSVTSLPMFKLFMGYPYPWWRQLGMKAGQTVTDLSLRQIYYWGSNYDGFFNDTPESTGGITNDDQNSLMMASYCDGREKNFWVPLTGNRHGSLAGIIDLRNHEDLSITNMVRTVQDQLRSIHAINYIPEPYVAAYANWSAEPFGGGWNSWNIGARSWEVKAGMLKPFDDMPVYVCGEAYSNQQGWVEGALQTTEEVLVKKLGLPATGWLPMKA from the coding sequence ATGAATCGGACCGATTTTTCTCATGTCGTAGTGGGCGGCGGTGTCGCCGGTACGTTCGCCGCCTGGCGTCTGGCCATGTCCGGCGCCGTCGACCCATCGCGGATCGCCCTGTTCGAAATGTTGCCTGAAATCGGTGGGCGCCTGAAATCGGTAGCCCTTCCGGGCCTTGGCGGTGTCCGCCGCGCGGAACTGGGCGGCATGCGATATCTGACATCCCAGCCGATGGTGACCAACCTGGTGCTGGATCTGCAGCAACGCGATCCGGTCAATTTCGAGACGGTCCCCTTTGCGGTCGACTCGAGAAACAACATGGCCTATGTCCGCAACAAGTATCTGCGAACGCCCGATCTGAAGGACGAGTCCAAGGTACCTTACGATCTTGCCCCCCTGGAGCGTGGGCGCGACCCGCTATCCCTGCTGACCCATGCCCTCAACTGCATCGTTCCCGACGCAGTCTATAAATCAGAGGACGAATGGGAAGAAATCAAGCGGACCTTCATGGTCGACGGACAACCACTTTACACATTAGGGCTGTGGAATCTGTTGGAACGGGTTCTTTCGCCCGAGGCCTATCGATTTGTCCATACTGCCTGTGGCTATAATACGACTGTGGGCAACTGGAATGCCGCCGATGCGATTCCCTGGTTCGTCGCGGATTTCTGCGCGGGCGCGGCTTTTACTTCGATCAGAGCAGGTTTCGACGCTCTGCCCAAACGATTGCTGAAGGAGGCGATCGACAAGGGCATAACGTTCCGGCAACAGGAGGTCAAAGGCTGGGAGCCGCTGGATTCACCTTACGCCGGCGTCAGACTCAATCTAGCCGACGAAGAGTCGCTCACCGCTGAACATCTCGTACTGGCCATGCCGAAACGGTCTCTCGACCGCCTGTCCATGCCCCGGACCAGCCACTTCGTCTCAATGACGACATCGGTAACCTCGCTGCCGATGTTCAAACTGTTCATGGGCTATCCGTATCCCTGGTGGCGCCAGCTCGGTATGAAGGCCGGTCAGACCGTTACCGATCTGTCGCTGCGGCAGATCTACTATTGGGGGTCGAACTATGACGGCTTCTTCAATGATACGCCGGAGTCCACCGGCGGGATAACCAACGACGACCAGAACTCTCTGATGATGGCCAGCTATTGTGATGGTCGGGAGAAAAACTTCTGGGTTCCACTGACCGGAAACAGGCACGGAAGCCTGGCGGGCATCATCGACCTGCGCAATCACGAGGACCTTTCGATCACCAACATGGTCCGCACCGTCCAGGATCAGTTGCGCAGCATCCACGCTATCAACTACATACCCGAACCCTATGTCGCGGCCTATGCGAACTGGTCGGCCGAGCCGTTCGGCGGCGGCTGGAACAGCTGGAATATCGGTGCACGGTCCTGGGAAGTAAAAGCCGGTATGCTTAAGCCGTTCGACGATATGCCCGTCTATGTTTGCGGTGAGGCCTATTCAAATCAGCAGGGATGGGTCGAAGGCGCTTTGCAGACGACGGAAGAGGTGCTGGTCAAAAAGCTGGGGCTTCCGGCGACGGGCTGGCTGCCCATGAAGGCCTGA